In one window of Bizionia sp. M204 DNA:
- a CDS encoding glycosyltransferase family 4 protein, giving the protein MTNVLYIGNHLKTQQTNISAISVLGPLLETAGYTVFYASSKPNKLLRMWAMLYSVCRYAKGVDVVLIDTYSTTNFYYALLVSQLCRLLRLPYIPILHGGELPKRLERSPLRSRLIFKHAQRLVSPSKYLEEAFDKPGYAPVVFIPNSLSIDQYRYERKTYRSIRLLWVRSFSNIYNPSLAVRVLKRLQDAGYACELCMVGPDTGDGSLQAAQQLAADLAVSVRFTGKLPKADWLALAHDYNVFINTTHFDNMPVSVIEAMALGLPVVSTDVGGLPYLITHEETGLLVGPDDADAFETAIVQLVSDTNATGAMTERARAMVEGFDWEVVKEKWFAILR; this is encoded by the coding sequence ATGACAAACGTCCTATACATAGGAAACCACTTAAAAACCCAGCAGACTAATATATCTGCTATCTCGGTTTTAGGGCCCTTGCTTGAAACGGCAGGCTATACGGTGTTTTATGCGTCTTCCAAGCCCAACAAGTTGTTGCGAATGTGGGCTATGCTTTATTCTGTTTGTCGCTATGCCAAAGGTGTTGATGTGGTGCTTATTGATACTTATAGTACCACTAATTTTTACTATGCACTTTTGGTGAGTCAACTTTGTCGCTTGTTGCGATTGCCTTATATACCCATACTTCATGGTGGTGAACTTCCGAAACGTTTAGAGCGCTCCCCTTTAAGGAGTCGCCTGATTTTTAAACACGCGCAGCGTTTGGTTTCCCCCTCAAAATATTTAGAGGAAGCTTTTGATAAGCCAGGATATGCGCCTGTGGTTTTTATTCCGAATAGTCTTTCTATTGACCAGTATCGGTATGAACGCAAAACATATAGAAGCATTCGACTGCTTTGGGTGCGGTCCTTTTCAAACATTTATAATCCGTCATTGGCTGTTAGGGTATTAAAACGTTTACAAGATGCCGGTTATGCCTGTGAATTATGTATGGTAGGTCCCGATACTGGAGATGGGAGTTTACAGGCCGCTCAACAACTGGCCGCTGACTTGGCTGTATCCGTGCGGTTTACTGGGAAATTACCTAAAGCTGATTGGTTGGCTTTGGCCCATGATTATAATGTATTTATAAATACCACCCATTTTGATAATATGCCGGTGAGTGTTATTGAGGCCATGGCTCTTGGTTTGCCAGTGGTTTCTACTGATGTTGGTGGTTTACCCTATTTAATTACCCATGAAGAAACAGGTTTGTTAGTGGGGCCTGATGATGCTGATGCTTTTGAAACTGCTATTGTCCAATTGGTATCTGATACTAATGCGACTGGTGCTATGACGGAACGTGCTCGTGCTATGGTTGAAGGTTTTGATTGGGAGGTTGTTAAGGAGAAGTGGTTTGCCATTTTGAGGTGA
- a CDS encoding O-antigen ligase, whose translation MKTNITYISAIGFHAALGILIYFNESIAKLYFFGAVFYFLYRIINSAERSRTYEVLKACAYFVGAEVFFRTTKGAISYEAGKYMVIVFVLIGMFYKGISGKGYPYFIYLMFLVPSIFVASTTLSFDANFRTNIAFVLSGPVCLGLAALFCYDKRVSYSQMSQIMLFMVLPIIAHTAYLYFYTPNLRDVLTSTASNRAASGGWGANQVSAALGLGMFLMAVRLFTKSPSLGLKILNATVLGLITFRAITTMSRGGVIAAIMAILIFLFYYYRHSRAKKRNEVIAIFGLFCISLVMTWFVSINQTDGLVNLRYANKDHLGRDKGSLTTGRAELFEGELAGFISSPFWGIGSSRAKDQRIEDDGQGVTSHSEISRTLAEHGLFGVIILLILIFKPFEMRAKNRGNYYFFAFLAFWFLTINHMSMRIAMPAFIYGLALLNVTHDKRPIHRKPLKNPAD comes from the coding sequence TTGAAAACCAATATTACCTATATCAGCGCCATTGGTTTCCACGCCGCTTTAGGGATTTTAATTTACTTTAATGAGAGTATTGCCAAGCTGTACTTTTTTGGTGCTGTTTTTTATTTCTTGTATCGTATTATAAATTCAGCAGAACGCTCTAGAACTTATGAGGTTTTAAAAGCCTGTGCCTATTTTGTAGGTGCGGAGGTGTTTTTTAGAACGACTAAAGGTGCTATTTCCTACGAAGCGGGTAAATACATGGTGATTGTATTTGTATTGATAGGTATGTTTTATAAGGGCATATCTGGTAAAGGTTATCCCTACTTTATTTATTTGATGTTTTTGGTTCCCTCCATTTTTGTGGCCTCAACCACGTTGAGTTTTGATGCGAACTTTAGAACCAATATTGCCTTTGTATTGAGTGGCCCGGTATGTTTGGGTTTGGCAGCCCTATTTTGCTATGATAAGCGGGTAAGTTACAGCCAAATGTCCCAAATTATGCTGTTTATGGTTTTGCCCATTATAGCCCATACGGCTTATTTGTATTTTTATACGCCTAATTTACGGGATGTATTAACCAGTACGGCTTCTAACCGAGCGGCCTCTGGAGGTTGGGGTGCTAATCAGGTTTCGGCCGCCTTGGGATTGGGGATGTTTTTAATGGCGGTGCGGTTGTTTACAAAATCGCCTAGTTTGGGGTTGAAAATTTTGAATGCGACGGTTTTGGGCTTAATAACTTTTCGGGCTATCACAACCATGAGCCGAGGTGGTGTGATAGCTGCCATCATGGCCATATTAATATTTTTGTTTTATTATTATCGGCATTCTCGCGCGAAAAAACGAAATGAGGTCATCGCTATATTTGGTTTGTTTTGCATCAGTTTGGTGATGACCTGGTTTGTCAGTATTAATCAGACGGACGGTTTGGTGAATTTACGTTATGCGAATAAGGACCATTTAGGCCGGGATAAGGGTTCCTTAACCACAGGGCGTGCCGAATTATTTGAGGGTGAGTTAGCAGGTTTTATAAGTAGTCCATTTTGGGGCATTGGTTCCAGCCGCGCCAAGGATCAGCGGATTGAGGATGACGGGCAAGGTGTTACCTCACATAGTGAGATTAGTCGTACATTAGCCGAGCACGGTCTTTTTGGGGTTATCATCCTATTAATCCTGATTTTTAAACCGTTTGAGATGCGTGCCAAAAACAGGGGTAATTATTATTTTTTTGCCTTTTTGGCCTTTTGGTTTTTAACTATTAATCATATGTCCATGCGGATTGCTATGCCTGCTTTTATTTATGGATTAGCCCTTTTAAATGTAACACATGACAAACGTCCTATACATAGGAAACCACTTAAAAACCCAGCAGACTAA
- a CDS encoding transglutaminase-like domain-containing protein: protein MVFKKLHWTLKRHPFLYVTRFRLLSKNANEAVIDSCSYNALNGKADIPDLYTRINSEIFKTGKPETDLALVKQLVLWLSEHTTVGPGLSEPSDKALETLLYGAGGVCSDMAQVFNNFCVINDIQVREWGTTSAPFNRANGGHSFNEVYIRELDKWLLVDPSWGVFFFNNKGVPLSVMEVYDLSRSGQAVAYDSFLPDQHISLKQVTKNYLSPDIVPFLICDYRNKTYDRYLKLARPYVPVFMIHFMVYLFGKSYHYKFPIDDYKKIFV from the coding sequence ATGGTATTTAAAAAACTACATTGGACGCTTAAACGGCACCCTTTTTTATATGTTACGCGATTTCGACTGCTATCAAAAAACGCCAATGAGGCGGTAATTGATTCGTGTAGTTATAATGCGCTTAACGGGAAAGCTGATATCCCCGATTTATATACACGCATTAATTCCGAGATATTTAAAACTGGCAAGCCTGAGACGGATTTGGCGTTGGTAAAACAGTTGGTTTTATGGTTGTCTGAACATACTACCGTTGGTCCAGGATTGAGTGAACCGTCTGACAAGGCTTTGGAAACCTTGTTGTATGGTGCTGGTGGTGTGTGTAGTGATATGGCACAGGTTTTTAATAATTTTTGTGTGATTAATGATATTCAGGTCCGGGAATGGGGAACCACGAGTGCGCCTTTTAATCGGGCTAATGGTGGTCATTCCTTTAACGAGGTTTATATTCGGGAGTTGGACAAGTGGTTGTTGGTTGATCCGTCTTGGGGTGTTTTCTTTTTTAACAATAAGGGGGTACCGCTATCCGTTATGGAAGTGTATGATTTATCACGCTCTGGACAAGCGGTTGCCTATGATTCCTTTCTTCCAGACCAGCATATTAGCTTAAAGCAGGTTACAAAGAATTATTTAAGCCCTGATATTGTTCCGTTTTTAATATGTGACTATAGAAACAAAACATACGACCGGTATTTGAAATTGGCCCGACCTTATGTGCCTGTTTTTATGATTCATTTTATGGTGTACTTGTTTGGGAAGAGTTATCATTATAAGTTTCCAATAGATGATTATAAAAAGATATTTGTTTAG
- a CDS encoding glycosyltransferase — translation MSTLTIISHTEHYRQADGSLVGLGSTVTEINELLAVFDRIIHVAMLHDVAAPPSALAYVSDRIEFIALPAVGGTTWGAKLHVIFQAPNILLTVRKALQASDYFQFRAPTGIGVYVIPYLLIFSSKKGWFKYAGNWKQAQAPLAYRFQKWLLARQSRPVTINGFWDDQPKQCLSFENPCLTEQNIIDGQAVIQQKRLEYPIDFCFVGRLEAAKGLDLLLETVHGLAAEFREPIGTIHVVGSGVRQSYYEARVKELQLPVRFHGFVSRDAVHAIYTRCHVIVLPSASEGFPKVIAEAMNFGCIPIVSDVSSISHYIQNGLNGFLMADLDVPSLTACFKQVLELDPDEFDRLKAHSLEAMTRFSYSFYNQRLVKAIL, via the coding sequence ATGAGCACCCTAACCATTATATCCCATACAGAACATTATCGGCAAGCGGATGGTAGCCTTGTTGGATTAGGTTCTACTGTAACCGAAATTAATGAGCTTTTGGCTGTTTTTGACCGGATTATTCATGTGGCTATGCTTCATGATGTTGCCGCGCCACCCAGTGCGTTAGCTTATGTATCTGATCGGATTGAATTTATAGCTTTACCAGCGGTTGGTGGTACCACTTGGGGTGCCAAATTACATGTAATTTTTCAAGCTCCTAACATTTTATTGACTGTGCGAAAGGCTTTGCAGGCTTCTGATTATTTTCAATTTCGTGCCCCTACGGGCATTGGGGTTTATGTTATTCCCTACCTCCTAATATTTTCTTCTAAAAAAGGTTGGTTTAAATACGCTGGAAATTGGAAACAAGCCCAGGCACCTTTAGCTTACCGCTTTCAAAAATGGTTGTTGGCGCGACAATCGCGACCCGTTACTATTAATGGTTTTTGGGATGACCAACCTAAACAGTGTTTGAGCTTTGAAAACCCGTGTTTGACCGAACAGAATATTATTGACGGGCAAGCCGTTATTCAACAAAAACGTTTGGAATATCCTATTGATTTTTGTTTTGTAGGGCGTTTAGAAGCTGCTAAGGGTCTGGATTTGTTATTGGAAACCGTGCATGGGTTGGCAGCGGAATTTCGTGAGCCTATTGGAACCATTCATGTGGTTGGGTCTGGTGTGCGGCAATCCTATTATGAAGCAAGGGTTAAGGAGTTACAACTCCCCGTTAGGTTTCATGGCTTTGTGTCCCGAGATGCCGTTCATGCTATTTATACGCGTTGCCACGTAATTGTATTGCCCTCTGCCTCTGAAGGGTTTCCGAAAGTGATAGCCGAAGCTATGAATTTTGGCTGTATCCCGATTGTTTCTGATGTATCTTCCATCAGTCACTACATCCAAAATGGACTTAATGGGTTTTTAATGGCTGATTTGGACGTGCCTTCTTTGACGGCTTGTTTTAAACAAGTTTTGGAATTAGATCCTGATGAATTTGACCGGTTAAAGGCCCATTCCTTGGAGGCTATGACGCGGTTTAGCTATTCGTTTTATAATCAGCGTTTAGTGAAAGCCATTTTATAA
- a CDS encoding glycosyltransferase family 4 protein, translating to MTIKRILIVTSEFPPQPGGIGNHAYYLALYLTKNHYDVRVIADQRAVMNREEVAFDAALPFAVTRIAIQRPRFLMYFNRVVKTLSGFKNSDYVIATGKFSLWNVAFCSLFYKREKLAVIHGSEVNFKSAGLKQSIAISLKQFERVVAVSHYTKGLVADLNLTVSVIPNGIDLEKWPLAHGKKADLKGYPVLTTVGRVSSRKGQLEVIKLLPEVLKDYPDAQYHCVGIPSEADRFMKTASVLGVANHVIFHGALSDAALQSVLQATDVFVMLSTESSTGDVEGFGIAILEANALGVPAIGSKNCGIEDAIHDGVSGFLVDRRDASAFNRYISCVLAGPAPYKKQARAWAEQHDWNQIIKRYIAFVS from the coding sequence TTGACAATAAAGCGCATTCTTATTGTTACTTCTGAATTTCCGCCACAACCGGGTGGTATAGGGAATCATGCGTATTATTTGGCTTTGTATTTGACCAAGAACCATTATGATGTTCGGGTTATTGCAGATCAGCGTGCGGTTATGAATAGGGAGGAGGTAGCTTTTGATGCGGCATTGCCTTTTGCCGTGACGCGAATTGCTATACAAAGGCCTCGGTTTTTAATGTATTTTAATCGGGTGGTGAAAACGCTTTCCGGTTTTAAAAATTCCGACTATGTGATAGCTACCGGTAAGTTTTCGTTGTGGAATGTGGCCTTTTGCTCCTTGTTTTATAAACGCGAGAAGCTGGCGGTGATTCATGGGAGTGAGGTTAATTTTAAATCGGCTGGATTGAAACAATCTATTGCCATTTCCTTAAAGCAATTTGAAAGGGTGGTTGCCGTGTCGCACTATACCAAAGGCTTGGTGGCTGACTTAAACTTGACCGTTAGCGTTATTCCTAATGGGATTGATTTGGAAAAATGGCCTTTAGCACACGGTAAGAAGGCCGATTTGAAGGGGTATCCCGTTTTAACTACGGTTGGCCGGGTTAGTTCCCGAAAAGGTCAGTTAGAAGTTATAAAATTATTACCCGAGGTATTGAAAGACTATCCTGATGCGCAGTATCATTGTGTAGGTATTCCGAGTGAAGCAGACCGCTTTATGAAGACGGCAAGCGTATTGGGTGTGGCAAACCATGTTATATTTCATGGCGCGCTATCCGATGCTGCCTTGCAAAGTGTTTTACAAGCAACGGATGTGTTTGTTATGTTGAGTACGGAAAGTTCCACGGGCGATGTGGAAGGCTTTGGGATTGCTATTTTGGAAGCTAATGCTTTAGGAGTTCCCGCTATTGGTTCCAAAAACTGTGGGATTGAAGATGCCATTCACGATGGTGTTTCTGGTTTTTTAGTGGACCGTAGGGATGCATCCGCTTTTAACCGTTATATTTCCTGTGTTTTAGCAGGGCCCGCGCCGTATAAAAAACAGGCTCGTGCATGGGCCGAGCAGCACGACTGGAACCAGATTATTAAACGATATATAGCCTTTGTTTCATGA
- a CDS encoding glycosyltransferase family 2 protein: MPFHFLTYLQPTHYFRLVSHAGYSAFPRVDALPVSVIHQLQVDRGYASQYAQDYDLSWQAVQSGFIGDVPHYTGFESVSVSDNYHFIRKQFHPAWVLYVLLMRLVSFHNPIREIRAWLQTSSVKRVTAITPIPYPDWETFSSELLAQKPLVSVVIPTLNRYSYLKAVLLDFEKQDYPHFELLIVDQSEPFQPEFYKSFNLSIRVIRQEEKALWLARNTAIQAAKGNLIALSEDDVRIPSDWLSSHLRGLDFFGAQVSAGVFYPEGQGIPKDRSFFAMATQFATGNALLYRSVFEQVGLFDRQFEKQRMGDGEFGARVYLAGIRSISNPYASCIDVKAGTGGLREMGSWDAFRPSTFFAPRPIPSVLYYFRKYYGNSAARWALWRTIPTSILPYQFKTNRLLLVFGIFISLLLLPVVLVQVFSSWQLASRKLANGSLIGELKSEE, from the coding sequence ATGCCATTCCATTTTCTAACATATTTACAACCCACGCATTATTTTCGATTGGTATCGCATGCTGGTTATAGCGCTTTTCCGCGCGTAGATGCTTTACCAGTATCCGTTATCCATCAGCTTCAGGTAGATAGGGGTTACGCTTCTCAATATGCCCAAGATTATGATTTGTCTTGGCAAGCGGTACAGTCTGGATTTATTGGTGATGTACCTCATTATACCGGGTTTGAAAGCGTTTCTGTAAGCGATAATTATCATTTTATTCGTAAGCAGTTTCATCCTGCATGGGTACTTTATGTCTTGTTAATGCGCCTTGTTAGCTTTCATAATCCGATTCGTGAGATTCGCGCTTGGTTGCAAACCTCGTCTGTTAAACGCGTTACAGCCATAACGCCTATTCCGTATCCGGATTGGGAGACCTTTAGCTCTGAACTTTTGGCCCAAAAGCCATTGGTGAGTGTGGTGATTCCTACTTTGAATCGGTATTCCTATTTAAAAGCTGTGCTATTAGATTTTGAAAAACAGGATTATCCACATTTTGAACTTCTAATTGTGGACCAATCCGAGCCCTTTCAGCCCGAATTTTATAAGTCTTTTAATTTGTCCATTCGTGTCATACGCCAAGAAGAAAAGGCCTTATGGCTGGCGCGAAATACCGCTATACAAGCCGCGAAAGGCAATTTGATTGCTTTATCAGAAGACGATGTACGGATTCCATCCGATTGGCTTTCCAGTCATTTACGCGGTCTTGATTTTTTTGGAGCACAGGTGTCTGCCGGTGTTTTTTATCCGGAAGGGCAGGGGATTCCAAAAGACCGTTCCTTTTTTGCTATGGCTACCCAGTTTGCTACGGGTAATGCCCTATTGTATCGGTCGGTTTTTGAGCAGGTAGGTTTGTTTGATAGGCAGTTTGAAAAACAGCGTATGGGTGATGGGGAGTTTGGCGCACGGGTTTATTTAGCGGGCATTCGCAGCATTTCGAACCCCTATGCGAGTTGTATTGATGTAAAAGCTGGAACAGGTGGCTTGCGCGAGATGGGCAGTTGGGATGCTTTTAGACCTTCTACCTTTTTTGCGCCTAGACCCATACCTAGTGTGTTGTATTATTTTAGAAAATACTATGGGAATTCGGCGGCACGATGGGCTTTGTGGCGTACCATACCCACTTCGATATTGCCTTATCAATTTAAGACCAACCGGTTGTTATTGGTTTTTGGTATTTTTATAAGTTTGTTGCTGCTTCCTGTGGTTTTGGTTCAGGTTTTTAGTTCTTGGCAATTGGCGAGTAGGAAGTTGGCGAATGGGAGTTTGATTGGAGAATTGAAAAGTGAAGAGTGA
- a CDS encoding glycosyltransferase family 4 protein produces the protein MKILIFYTHNQGLLSSFFQELSEKLCQDGYEVDNFYLKNKRDFFFQKGIHVYGDKRAGYYHNYKSIFSIIKKCKPDVIISNFSYINPALLFGKLLGVKRNIAWFHTAYGHTKPNWLKILNKTFYLNLADVVLANSMQLQNEMHEVYKVPKQKTKCISFWTNISDYRNRSNFTTINSHEPVLKIGCPGRLLADKNHVSVIKAIYELKRGHENTIHLYIAGDGPYKQDLERLVGELELNDTVSFMGLLNVPDMVAYYDAMDVVVLPSFHEAFGLVFIEAIALGRPVLVSKSFGALGFIDAEKFPIQDFSFNPYDIPELINKLEPYMVNNGLKSDYFKMIYDATFQKDVIYNQIKTVILNQTMPSS, from the coding sequence ATGAAAATTTTAATCTTCTATACACATAATCAAGGGCTGCTTTCTAGTTTTTTTCAAGAGTTGTCGGAAAAACTCTGTCAAGACGGATATGAGGTAGATAATTTTTATTTGAAGAACAAACGGGATTTCTTTTTTCAAAAAGGCATTCATGTTTATGGAGACAAACGGGCTGGATATTATCATAATTATAAATCTATATTTAGCATTATTAAAAAGTGTAAACCTGATGTCATTATTTCCAATTTTAGCTATATCAATCCAGCTTTGCTTTTTGGTAAGTTACTTGGAGTAAAACGCAATATTGCGTGGTTTCATACAGCTTATGGTCATACAAAGCCTAACTGGTTGAAAATTCTTAACAAAACGTTTTATTTAAATTTGGCCGATGTGGTTCTCGCTAATTCGATGCAATTACAAAACGAAATGCATGAAGTCTATAAGGTTCCAAAGCAAAAAACTAAATGTATTTCTTTTTGGACTAATATTTCTGATTATCGCAACCGTTCTAATTTTACAACAATAAATAGTCATGAACCTGTACTAAAAATTGGTTGCCCAGGACGTTTATTAGCCGATAAAAACCATGTCTCGGTGATTAAAGCTATTTATGAGTTAAAGAGAGGTCATGAAAATACTATTCATTTATATATTGCTGGGGATGGACCTTATAAGCAGGATTTAGAGCGATTAGTTGGTGAATTAGAATTGAATGATACAGTGTCTTTTATGGGATTGTTAAATGTTCCTGATATGGTCGCGTATTATGATGCTATGGATGTCGTGGTTTTACCAAGTTTTCACGAAGCTTTTGGATTGGTTTTTATTGAAGCAATAGCCTTGGGGCGGCCTGTTTTGGTTTCAAAGTCATTTGGTGCTTTAGGTTTTATTGATGCGGAAAAATTCCCAATTCAAGACTTTAGTTTTAATCCGTACGACATTCCAGAATTAATTAATAAATTAGAACCCTATATGGTAAACAATGGTCTGAAATCCGATTATTTTAAAATGATATATGACGCGACGTTTCAAAAAGATGTTATTTACAATCAAATTAAAACCGTTATTTTAAATCAAACGATGCCTTCATCATGA
- a CDS encoding glycosyltransferase family 4 protein, giving the protein MDNSTSDYFITLSNKLSERQQVVVITGKIRNTKVSLRDNIIVLKWPTKHPVTAKDFWFLYKLVQKHKPTLMISMFSFVNVFLIVGWLLRVPNRVAWIRTLSSQYEQKSYKVFRKSLIYKLATNVIANSNATRKDIVDFFNIPENKVFVLPNSVKDYGLLLKEVSTDKLKLLYVGRLHPSKGVDVLIWAFSKLLNKFPNLRLDIIGQGEILQELISQTHSLGISDYVTFLGVKDKETVLRAYKESYCTIIPSYSEAFGYTVIEAMSVGTCVIGADNTGIKEIIHHEKTGLLFETGNSVDLENQLARVITEPQFRNTICANGYKRFLNFYENSVAIDRDFNFFLSLQK; this is encoded by the coding sequence ATGGACAATTCCACTTCTGATTATTTTATTACTTTAAGTAATAAGCTATCCGAAAGGCAGCAAGTTGTAGTTATAACGGGCAAAATCAGGAATACGAAAGTTAGTTTACGAGACAATATAATTGTTTTAAAGTGGCCTACTAAACATCCAGTAACTGCAAAGGACTTTTGGTTTCTCTATAAATTAGTGCAAAAGCATAAGCCCACATTAATGATATCCATGTTCAGCTTTGTTAATGTCTTTTTAATAGTTGGCTGGTTACTTCGTGTACCGAACAGAGTAGCTTGGATACGTACATTAAGTTCTCAATATGAACAAAAATCTTATAAAGTGTTTCGGAAGTCATTAATCTATAAATTAGCGACGAATGTCATTGCAAATTCTAATGCTACTAGAAAGGATATAGTCGATTTTTTTAATATACCAGAAAACAAGGTTTTTGTACTTCCTAATTCGGTTAAAGATTATGGGCTCTTATTAAAAGAGGTATCAACGGATAAACTAAAATTACTTTATGTAGGTCGCCTACATCCGAGTAAAGGTGTAGATGTCTTGATTTGGGCGTTTTCAAAGTTGTTAAATAAGTTTCCAAATCTGCGATTGGACATTATAGGGCAAGGAGAAATTTTGCAAGAGTTAATAAGTCAAACACATTCATTAGGTATTTCTGACTATGTGACTTTTCTGGGTGTAAAGGATAAGGAAACTGTATTAAGGGCTTATAAAGAATCATATTGTACAATAATACCCAGTTATTCGGAAGCCTTTGGTTATACCGTTATTGAGGCTATGAGTGTAGGAACTTGCGTTATAGGTGCTGATAATACTGGGATTAAGGAGATTATTCATCATGAAAAGACTGGTTTGTTATTTGAAACAGGAAATTCAGTCGATTTAGAAAATCAATTGGCTCGGGTTATTACTGAACCCCAATTTAGGAACACGATATGTGCAAATGGTTATAAAAGATTCTTAAATTTTTACGAAAATTCAGTTGCTATAGATAGGGATTTTAACTTTTTTTTAAGCTTGCAAAAATGA
- a CDS encoding class I SAM-dependent methyltransferase: MIKEYIRNYLSASSMRKLRDVYNSIRSMGYGGNLNKLGAIYKTDKVGRHFYTQHYMTHLSRFRYKRINLLEIGVGGYDNPNVGGNSLRMWKKYFPLGKINSFDIYDKRQLQERRIKIFQGSQVDQEFLNSITKEIGGLDIIIDDGSHINEHVIETFKILFPKLNDGGVYVIEDTQTSYWEDYGGNSLDLNDSKTMLNYFKSLTDCLNNQEFIIKNYEQTYFDKKIISMHFYHNLVFIYKGDNDEKSNLIKNNQRSD; this comes from the coding sequence ATGATTAAGGAATATATCAGAAATTATTTGTCGGCTTCAAGTATGCGCAAGTTGCGAGATGTTTATAATAGCATTCGATCTATGGGTTATGGAGGCAATTTAAATAAATTGGGCGCTATTTATAAAACAGACAAAGTAGGACGCCATTTTTATACACAACACTACATGACTCATTTAAGTAGATTTAGATATAAGCGCATTAATTTGTTAGAAATTGGTGTGGGTGGTTATGATAATCCTAATGTTGGTGGTAATTCGTTAAGAATGTGGAAAAAATATTTTCCATTAGGTAAAATTAATAGCTTCGACATTTATGATAAAAGACAATTACAAGAAAGACGAATTAAGATATTTCAAGGCAGTCAAGTAGATCAAGAATTTTTAAATAGTATTACTAAAGAAATTGGTGGATTAGATATAATAATTGATGATGGAAGCCATATAAATGAGCATGTAATTGAAACTTTTAAAATTTTATTTCCAAAGTTAAATGATGGCGGAGTTTATGTAATAGAAGATACGCAAACATCATACTGGGAAGATTATGGAGGTAACAGTTTGGATTTAAACGATTCAAAAACTATGCTTAACTATTTCAAGAGTTTAACAGACTGCTTAAATAATCAAGAGTTTATCATTAAAAATTATGAACAAACTTATTTTGATAAAAAAATAATCTCAATGCATTTTTATCATAATTTGGTATTTATATATAAAGGAGATAATGATGAAAAATCCAATTTAATTAAGAATAATCAGCGATCAGATTAA
- a CDS encoding bifunctional 2-polyprenyl-6-hydroxyphenol methylase/3-demethylubiquinol 3-O-methyltransferase UbiG, translated as MTSYEFMRWLTFPLMTTHLVTVRNDLKRLLKSGVSTGKPLSILDVGGRKSPYTINLPAAVTLLDVPQEAGTKEALNLGFTDSILTTIQKKRSNITDVIIQDMTQSTLPDYSYDAVVSIEVIEHVEADDLFVKHIAQVIKKGGWAYFTTPNGDFIKNEGPGKNPDHVRHYTRQELQDLLSLYFETVDVHYAVSTGKYRVWSLQSLKSSNPVRIMKSLLGTVVNRFQSKGVETRKEHTAHLVAVAYK; from the coding sequence ATGACCTCGTACGAATTTATGCGTTGGCTGACGTTTCCACTCATGACGACTCATTTAGTTACCGTTCGAAATGATCTTAAACGGCTTTTAAAGTCTGGTGTATCCACCGGAAAACCCCTATCGATTCTAGATGTGGGTGGGCGGAAATCGCCTTATACCATTAATTTACCAGCCGCTGTTACCTTGTTAGATGTGCCGCAAGAAGCCGGAACGAAAGAGGCTTTGAATTTAGGTTTTACGGATTCTATATTAACAACCATTCAGAAGAAACGCTCCAATATAACAGATGTTATTATTCAGGATATGACACAGTCCACCTTGCCAGATTATTCTTATGATGCTGTGGTGAGTATTGAAGTGATTGAGCATGTGGAAGCCGATGACTTATTTGTGAAGCATATAGCTCAAGTGATAAAAAAAGGCGGTTGGGCTTATTTTACAACCCCGAATGGTGATTTTATTAAAAATGAAGGCCCTGGGAAAAACCCAGATCATGTGCGGCATTATACGCGACAAGAGTTGCAAGATTTACTGTCCCTATATTTTGAGACTGTTGATGTGCACTATGCCGTTAGTACGGGTAAGTATCGTGTTTGGAGCCTACAAAGTTTAAAAAGTAGCAATCCGGTTCGGATTATGAAATCCTTATTGGGGACTGTTGTTAATAGATTCCAATCTAAAGGCGTGGAAACGCGTAAGGAACATACGGCTCATTTGGTTGCTGTGGCTTATAAATAA